The following proteins are co-located in the Haloarcula marismortui ATCC 43049 genome:
- the ligA gene encoding ATP-dependent DNA ligase LigA, which translates to MEFAAFADRAEAIESESADTAITEAVTDLFRASGSDLSTLARFVQGRVFPAYESRTLDIGPRLCYEAIARAAGQNVSADDVEQRLADLGEIGAVAASYDLGGQQGLAAFGAGGGGDDALTVAELDDELRNLAAVDGSGSQGTKVDILFGLFSRCSSTEAGYLARLVLSEMRIGVGEGTVRDAAAAAFDVPVEAVERAVQVSNDYGMVAEVARDEGESGLATVTLEIGRPVQAMLAQAGTVAGALEDWDRAAVEWKYDGARVQVHFDGEDARLFSRNMEEVTDPLPEVVETVESTLDAPAILDGEVVAVDDGGDPLPFQEVLRRFRRKHDVAAAREDVAVRLHAFDCLHAAGEDLLDAALETRHDRLESLFPADSDVFSQMWLSDDAEEIESLEAEALAAGQEGIMLKDPTAAYSPGKRGKHWRKRKPDVETLDCVVTGAEWGEGRRANVLGSFELSVRTDDGYATVGNVATGITDEELDDLTERFEPYIRSEDGRDVVLDPAVVFEVGYEEIQASQSYASGYALRFPRFLSVREDKTPDSADSLARVERLAESQ; encoded by the coding sequence ATGGAGTTTGCCGCCTTCGCCGACCGCGCCGAAGCAATAGAATCTGAGAGTGCCGATACCGCGATTACGGAGGCGGTGACCGACCTGTTCCGAGCATCCGGTTCGGACCTCTCGACGCTTGCTCGCTTCGTTCAAGGTCGAGTGTTTCCGGCCTATGAATCCCGCACGCTCGACATCGGGCCGCGGCTGTGCTACGAGGCGATTGCTCGGGCGGCCGGCCAGAACGTCAGTGCCGACGACGTAGAGCAGCGCCTCGCGGACCTGGGCGAAATCGGGGCCGTCGCGGCCAGCTACGACCTCGGTGGTCAGCAGGGCCTCGCCGCGTTCGGTGCTGGTGGTGGAGGGGACGACGCGCTGACCGTCGCGGAACTCGACGACGAGCTACGGAACCTGGCGGCTGTCGACGGCAGTGGGAGCCAAGGGACGAAAGTCGATATCCTCTTTGGCCTGTTCTCGCGGTGTTCGTCGACGGAAGCCGGCTACCTCGCCCGCCTCGTCCTCTCAGAGATGCGTATCGGCGTCGGCGAGGGGACGGTCCGGGACGCCGCCGCGGCCGCTTTCGACGTGCCGGTCGAGGCCGTCGAACGGGCCGTGCAGGTGTCGAACGACTACGGTATGGTTGCCGAAGTGGCCCGCGACGAGGGGGAGTCCGGACTGGCAACCGTCACCCTCGAAATCGGCCGCCCCGTTCAGGCGATGCTGGCACAGGCGGGCACGGTCGCTGGCGCGCTCGAAGACTGGGACCGCGCCGCGGTCGAGTGGAAGTACGACGGCGCTCGCGTGCAGGTCCACTTCGACGGCGAGGACGCGCGGCTGTTCTCCCGGAACATGGAGGAAGTCACCGACCCGCTCCCGGAGGTTGTCGAGACCGTGGAGTCGACGCTGGACGCACCGGCAATCCTCGACGGTGAGGTGGTCGCGGTCGACGACGGCGGCGACCCGCTCCCGTTTCAGGAGGTCTTGCGGCGCTTTCGCCGGAAACACGACGTGGCCGCGGCACGCGAAGACGTGGCCGTCCGGCTACACGCATTCGACTGTCTGCACGCCGCCGGTGAGGACCTGCTCGACGCCGCGCTGGAAACGCGCCACGACCGTCTCGAATCACTGTTCCCGGCTGACAGCGACGTTTTCTCGCAGATGTGGCTGTCCGACGACGCCGAGGAAATTGAAAGTCTGGAGGCTGAGGCCCTCGCCGCCGGACAGGAGGGGATCATGCTGAAAGACCCGACTGCAGCATACTCCCCCGGAAAGCGGGGCAAGCACTGGCGCAAGCGCAAACCCGACGTAGAGACGCTGGATTGCGTCGTCACCGGCGCGGAGTGGGGTGAGGGCCGCCGGGCGAACGTGCTCGGCTCGTTCGAACTTTCTGTCCGAACCGACGACGGCTACGCCACCGTCGGGAACGTCGCGACTGGCATCACCGACGAGGAACTGGACGACCTGACCGAGCGGTTCGAACCGTACATCCGGAGCGAGGACGGCCGCGACGTAGTGCTCGACCCGGCCGTTGTCTTCGAAGTCGGCTACGAGGAGATACAGGCTTCCCAGTCCTACGCCTCGGGCTACGCGCTTCGGTTCCCCCGGTTCCTCTCGGTCCGCGAGGACAAGACGCCTGACAGCGCTGACTCGCTTGCGCGCGTCGAGCGACTGGCCGAGTCACAGTAG
- a CDS encoding MBL fold metallo-hydrolase encodes MTVRHDGITAEWLGYATLRLEGEDTVVYFDPGRYGVLTGEWEPDTPGIGHPPTQDYAPKDGDIVCVTHIHHYDPDGIRRVASEDATVVAFEGINVHATDRDLDRLADLDYEVRKVSMEADVLVDDVPIWTMPAYNHEDGRNLKDDGSPIHPKGIGCGFLVAIDDTRVFWPGDTDVLDGHAELDVSLFVPSIAKNYTMNRHEAADLAEAMDPDLVLPMHYNTFELLEADSGAFAEDVAKRGVPVVLDEN; translated from the coding sequence ATGACAGTCAGACACGACGGCATCACCGCGGAGTGGCTCGGCTACGCGACGCTCCGACTGGAAGGCGAGGACACAGTCGTCTACTTCGACCCCGGCCGGTACGGCGTCCTGACCGGCGAGTGGGAACCGGACACGCCCGGTATCGGCCATCCGCCGACGCAGGACTACGCCCCGAAAGACGGGGATATCGTCTGTGTGACCCACATTCATCACTACGACCCCGACGGCATCCGCCGTGTCGCAAGCGAGGACGCCACCGTCGTCGCGTTCGAGGGTATCAACGTCCACGCGACCGACCGCGACCTCGACCGCCTCGCCGACCTCGACTACGAGGTCCGCAAGGTGTCGATGGAGGCCGACGTGCTGGTCGACGACGTCCCGATCTGGACCATGCCGGCGTACAACCACGAGGACGGCCGGAACCTGAAGGACGACGGCAGCCCGATTCACCCGAAAGGTATCGGCTGTGGCTTCCTCGTCGCCATCGACGACACCCGCGTGTTCTGGCCCGGCGACACCGACGTGCTGGACGGCCACGCCGAACTCGACGTCTCGCTGTTCGTCCCCTCTATCGCCAAGAACTACACCATGAACCGCCACGAGGCCGCCGATCTGGCCGAGGCGATGGACCCGGACCTCGTGCTCCCGATGCACTACAACACGTTCGAGTTGCTCGAAGCCGACTCGGGTGCGTTCGCCGAGGATGTCGCAAAACGCGGCGTTCCGGTCGTGTTGGACGAGAACTGA
- a CDS encoding DNA topoisomerase VI subunit B has product MTSYQSQLGEGEGIAEELAESQRAISIAEFFEKNKHMLGFDSEARALVTAVKEAVDNALDACEEAGILPDIYVEIQESGDYYKLVVEDNGPGITKEQAPKIFGKLLYGSRFHAREQNRGQQGIGISAAVLYSQLTSGKPAKITSRPKGQDEAQYFELIVDTDTNEPEISVDETTTWERPHGTRIELEMEANMRARSTLRDYIQDTAVVNPHARVEFDEPGLDESLKFERAERAELPDETEEIRPHPHGVELGTLLKMLEATDSYSVSGFMQEEFTRVGGKTADSVIANFNDRHYGRGMAWQPPKVNEDADIERAVEDAVANKGAETTATFAAAVSDAIHDRDRVAYHEVESIVDSAAEDAEADGDTTFGATVRENAVDAAWNAVSDNLSSDLYALVDDVTTKRKDDAAVEGLASRLADKFDDDGRHRLTRDELRGYIDRAADMTEEQDDATFGETARENVLEALWTAAEGVREEPPKVSDIADDRDTASQLLSAMRETDIIAPPTDCLSPISAELVEEGLRKEFDADFYAASTRDASVHGGDPFIVEAGIAYGGELESEGTVDVMRFANRVPLVYQRGACATTDVVKSIRWRNYNLDQPGGSGIPKGPAVIMVHVASTNVPFTSESKDAIANVPEMEDEIELAIREAARELKSYLNKRRSMQQRREKQDKLATILPEMAEKLTEVTDNDELHIDDSLARIMNNVLVEREVEDDTVRVRIENNDDTNADVELTDIVTAEPQVTNGATVVEMDGEWFVKWSPTVGAGETAVLEYSVTDEAEFTVSVDGIEEEKLTVNA; this is encoded by the coding sequence ATGACCTCGTATCAGTCGCAACTCGGCGAGGGCGAGGGGATCGCCGAGGAGTTGGCCGAATCCCAGCGGGCCATCTCCATCGCCGAGTTCTTCGAGAAGAACAAGCATATGCTGGGCTTCGACTCGGAGGCCCGGGCGCTCGTTACGGCCGTCAAAGAAGCCGTCGACAACGCGCTCGACGCCTGCGAGGAAGCCGGTATTCTCCCCGATATCTACGTCGAGATTCAGGAGTCCGGGGACTACTACAAGCTGGTCGTTGAGGACAACGGCCCCGGGATTACGAAGGAACAAGCGCCGAAGATCTTCGGGAAGCTCCTCTACGGGTCCCGATTCCACGCCAGAGAGCAAAACCGCGGCCAGCAGGGGATCGGTATCTCCGCGGCCGTGCTCTACTCACAGCTGACTTCCGGCAAGCCCGCAAAAATAACGTCCCGGCCGAAGGGGCAGGACGAGGCGCAGTACTTCGAACTCATCGTCGACACGGACACTAACGAACCCGAGATTAGCGTCGACGAGACAACGACGTGGGAGCGACCCCACGGGACGCGAATCGAACTGGAGATGGAGGCCAACATGCGAGCCCGGTCGACGCTGCGGGACTACATTCAGGACACCGCTGTTGTCAACCCTCACGCCCGCGTCGAGTTCGACGAACCGGGGCTGGACGAGTCCCTGAAGTTCGAGCGGGCCGAGCGCGCGGAGCTCCCCGACGAGACCGAAGAGATCCGCCCGCACCCCCACGGCGTCGAGTTGGGGACGCTCCTGAAGATGCTCGAAGCGACAGATTCGTACTCCGTATCCGGCTTCATGCAGGAGGAGTTCACCCGCGTCGGCGGGAAGACCGCCGACAGCGTCATCGCGAACTTCAACGACCGGCACTACGGCCGCGGCATGGCCTGGCAGCCGCCGAAAGTCAACGAGGACGCCGATATCGAGCGCGCTGTCGAGGACGCCGTGGCGAACAAGGGCGCTGAAACCACTGCGACGTTCGCAGCCGCCGTCTCCGATGCTATCCACGACCGCGACCGGGTCGCGTACCACGAGGTCGAATCCATCGTCGATTCGGCGGCCGAAGACGCCGAAGCGGACGGCGACACGACGTTCGGCGCGACAGTTCGAGAAAACGCCGTCGACGCGGCCTGGAACGCCGTCAGCGACAACTTGTCGAGTGACCTCTACGCCCTCGTCGACGACGTGACGACGAAACGCAAGGACGACGCCGCAGTCGAGGGGCTGGCGAGCCGACTGGCCGACAAGTTCGACGACGACGGCCGCCACCGGCTGACCCGCGACGAACTCCGGGGCTACATCGACCGCGCGGCCGACATGACCGAGGAGCAAGACGACGCCACCTTCGGCGAGACGGCCCGTGAGAACGTGCTAGAGGCGCTCTGGACGGCCGCAGAGGGCGTCCGGGAGGAGCCGCCGAAGGTCTCCGACATCGCCGACGACCGCGATACGGCGAGTCAGTTGCTGTCGGCGATGCGCGAGACGGACATCATCGCGCCGCCGACGGACTGTCTCTCCCCCATCAGCGCGGAACTCGTCGAGGAAGGACTCCGGAAAGAGTTCGATGCGGACTTCTACGCCGCGTCGACGCGAGACGCGTCGGTCCACGGCGGCGACCCGTTCATCGTCGAGGCCGGTATCGCCTACGGCGGTGAACTCGAAAGCGAGGGGACAGTCGACGTGATGCGATTCGCCAACCGGGTCCCGCTGGTGTACCAGCGCGGGGCCTGTGCGACGACTGACGTTGTGAAGTCCATCCGCTGGCGCAACTACAACCTCGACCAGCCCGGCGGCTCGGGCATCCCGAAGGGGCCGGCCGTCATCATGGTCCACGTCGCCTCGACGAACGTGCCCTTCACCAGCGAGTCAAAGGACGCCATCGCCAACGTCCCCGAGATGGAAGACGAAATCGAACTCGCCATCCGGGAGGCTGCTCGCGAACTCAAGAGCTACCTGAACAAGCGTCGCTCGATGCAACAGCGCCGCGAGAAGCAGGACAAGCTGGCGACTATCCTGCCCGAGATGGCCGAAAAGCTCACCGAAGTCACGGACAACGACGAGCTACACATTGATGACTCGCTGGCCCGCATCATGAACAACGTCCTCGTCGAGCGCGAGGTCGAGGACGACACGGTCCGGGTCCGTATCGAGAACAACGACGACACGAACGCGGACGTGGAACTGACCGACATCGTCACCGCCGAACCGCAGGTCACCAACGGCGCGACGGTCGTCGAGATGGACGGCGAGTGGTTCGTCAAGTGGTCCCCGACTGTCGGGGCCGGTGAAACCGCCGTCCTCGAATACAGCGTGACCGACGAGGCCGAGTTCACCGTCTCGGTCGACGGCATCGAAGAGGAGAAACTCACGGTGAACGCCTGA
- a CDS encoding DNA topoisomerase IV subunit A codes for MSTDSDTTPDTEEAREQLIDLAADFYDQFADGEVPTMTIPTRTKSNIVFDEDEQVWVYGDRNSTRSAKTISGAEKILKAVYTIDFLSQQLEEDRSSTLRELYYLSESWDLDEAQFNTQDESNNLIEDLEIVSDVKREDFHMRPEESGAKVMGPLLLREQTNRGDREIHCQDDVGQGGYQIPNNPDTIEFLDNDAKFVLCVETGGMRDRLVENGFDDEYDALVVHLGGQPARATRRLIKRLHDELDLPVTVFTDGDPWSYRIFGSVSYGSIKSAHLSEYLATPEAQFIGIRPEDIVEYELPTDPLSDSDVNALESELEDPRFQTDFWEEQIELQLDINKKAEQQALASRGLDFVTETYLPERLDEMGIL; via the coding sequence ATGAGCACCGACTCAGACACCACACCCGACACCGAGGAAGCGCGCGAGCAACTCATCGACCTCGCGGCGGACTTCTACGACCAGTTCGCCGACGGCGAGGTGCCGACGATGACCATCCCGACCCGGACCAAGTCCAACATCGTCTTCGACGAGGACGAGCAGGTCTGGGTGTACGGCGACCGGAACTCCACGCGGTCGGCCAAGACGATATCCGGGGCCGAGAAGATCCTGAAGGCCGTCTACACTATCGATTTCCTCTCCCAGCAACTAGAGGAGGACCGCTCATCGACCCTGCGTGAACTGTACTACCTCTCGGAGTCCTGGGACCTCGACGAGGCCCAGTTCAACACGCAAGACGAGTCGAACAACCTCATCGAAGATCTGGAAATCGTCTCCGATGTCAAGCGCGAGGACTTCCATATGCGTCCGGAGGAGTCTGGTGCGAAGGTGATGGGACCGCTGCTCCTCCGCGAGCAGACCAACCGCGGGGACCGCGAAATCCACTGTCAGGACGACGTGGGCCAGGGCGGTTACCAGATTCCGAACAATCCTGACACCATCGAGTTCCTCGACAACGACGCGAAGTTCGTCCTCTGCGTGGAGACTGGTGGCATGCGCGACCGACTCGTCGAGAACGGCTTCGACGACGAGTACGACGCGCTGGTGGTCCACCTCGGCGGTCAGCCCGCGCGGGCGACTCGGCGGCTCATCAAGCGCCTCCACGACGAACTCGACCTTCCGGTCACGGTATTCACTGACGGTGACCCGTGGTCGTACCGCATCTTCGGGTCGGTCTCCTACGGCTCCATCAAGAGCGCGCACCTCTCGGAGTATCTGGCGACGCCTGAAGCGCAGTTCATCGGCATCCGCCCGGAGGACATCGTCGAGTACGAACTGCCGACGGACCCCCTGTCGGACTCCGACGTCAACGCCTTAGAGAGCGAACTTGAGGACCCGCGTTTCCAGACTGACTTCTGGGAGGAGCAGATCGAACTCCAGCTTGATATCAACAAGAAAGCTGAGCAGCAGGCGCTCGCTTCTCGGGGGCTTGACTTCGTGACGGAGACGTACCTGCCCGAACGGCTGGACGAGATGGGCATACTGTAG
- a CDS encoding type II secretion system F family protein — MALNPLGLAPLAVVVGILGLIGYSTVNERFDRNVTRLSRRLFGRYVGQSPKRERQLEAAYIDETYRGYAARTLVYACVGAVAGAITGAYAIGGFLLVLPALVNLAQGLPSTMVTAFGLRTFELVLTPTQTLYILIGGGVLSGAATAGLTYLYRWERLKNQADVRSRNIDEGMARTIAFMYALSRGGMSFSDVMRVLARNQEIYGDTAREVGVAVREMDLFGRDMITALEHVSRRTPSEQFKTFIENLSSVLQSGQSLAPFLREQYERHQEEAAERQEDLLERLATVAEAYVTVFVAAVLFLMTILLVFGLTTTDTLWLLQMMAYLVIPLANVGFMVYLDSKLQSLGIGNGGTTDILDRYETATLGKPSLGSGPLGLPDGGVVPADEANWDRLRFHDRVKSLRELLSSPIQSLVWNPVYVLYLTVPVAVVLLLVRAPPAFQASTVNIRLLDDLVIQSVLLILGPFALVRFIYTQRLSRIEDATPDLLERLASLNEAGMTVVESLRRVRGSDIGVLTEEMHRIWADIRMGANVDDALVRFGRRVQTTAVTRIVTLLTHAMHASGQLGPVFRIAATQSRADLRLKRRRRQQMLTYLVVIYVAFLVFLVIIVAVQEVLVPSLPSSVPTPAGESNRLGVGVDQFARFGRVDKAAYTLVFFHTALIQAVLTGFIGGQLGEGTLKDGAKHAAILLGVAYVAFILLSSPVASMTVTSPAVSGDQITVESASLSEGGFIVVREFEEDGRVLGTSEYLSSGSHGDVQITLDRPPSTGQSLVLVAHQDTNGNQQLDYPFDSNSGTPDQPYSSSTAGENVTVEYTVE, encoded by the coding sequence ATGGCGCTGAACCCGCTCGGTCTGGCTCCGCTCGCCGTCGTCGTCGGGATTCTCGGGCTTATCGGCTACAGCACCGTCAACGAGCGCTTCGACCGCAACGTCACGCGGCTGTCCCGACGGCTCTTCGGCCGGTACGTAGGCCAGTCGCCAAAACGCGAACGACAGCTCGAAGCCGCCTACATCGACGAGACGTACCGCGGCTACGCCGCCAGAACGCTGGTGTACGCCTGTGTGGGGGCTGTCGCCGGCGCTATCACCGGCGCGTACGCCATCGGCGGCTTTCTGCTTGTGCTACCGGCGCTAGTGAACCTTGCACAGGGGCTCCCCTCGACGATGGTGACCGCCTTCGGCCTGCGAACGTTCGAACTCGTGTTGACGCCGACGCAGACGCTCTACATCCTCATCGGCGGCGGCGTGCTCTCGGGCGCGGCGACGGCCGGCCTCACGTACCTCTACCGCTGGGAACGGCTCAAGAATCAGGCAGACGTGCGAAGCCGGAACATCGACGAGGGGATGGCCCGCACCATTGCCTTCATGTACGCGCTCTCCCGCGGTGGGATGTCCTTCTCGGACGTGATGCGTGTACTGGCCCGGAATCAAGAAATCTACGGTGACACAGCCAGAGAGGTCGGCGTCGCTGTCAGGGAGATGGACCTGTTCGGCCGGGACATGATTACGGCGCTCGAACACGTCTCCCGGCGGACCCCCAGCGAACAATTCAAGACGTTTATTGAGAACCTCTCCAGCGTCCTCCAGAGCGGCCAGTCGCTGGCCCCGTTCCTCCGCGAGCAGTACGAGCGCCATCAGGAGGAAGCCGCCGAGCGTCAGGAGGACCTGCTGGAACGGCTGGCCACGGTCGCCGAGGCGTACGTCACCGTGTTCGTCGCCGCCGTGCTCTTCTTGATGACGATTCTCCTCGTGTTCGGCCTGACGACGACGGACACGCTCTGGCTGTTACAGATGATGGCATATCTCGTCATCCCGCTGGCTAACGTCGGGTTCATGGTATATCTCGATAGCAAGCTCCAGTCGCTTGGTATCGGGAACGGCGGGACGACAGACATTCTGGACCGGTACGAAACGGCGACGCTGGGGAAACCCAGTCTGGGGTCTGGCCCTCTCGGCCTGCCTGATGGCGGCGTCGTCCCGGCCGACGAGGCGAACTGGGACCGGCTCAGGTTCCACGACCGCGTGAAATCGCTTCGGGAACTGCTCAGCTCCCCGATTCAGTCGCTGGTCTGGAACCCGGTGTACGTCCTCTATCTCACCGTGCCCGTCGCGGTAGTGCTGTTGCTCGTCCGTGCCCCACCTGCGTTCCAGGCATCGACGGTCAACATCCGTCTCCTCGACGACCTCGTCATCCAGTCAGTCCTGCTGATTCTGGGGCCGTTCGCGCTGGTTCGGTTCATCTACACGCAGCGGCTGTCCCGCATTGAGGACGCGACGCCGGACCTGCTCGAACGGTTGGCAAGCCTGAACGAGGCCGGGATGACTGTCGTCGAGAGCCTCCGTCGGGTCCGCGGCAGTGACATCGGCGTACTCACAGAGGAGATGCACCGTATCTGGGCCGACATCAGGATGGGCGCGAACGTCGACGACGCGCTCGTCCGGTTTGGCCGCCGGGTCCAGACCACGGCGGTAACGCGTATCGTAACGCTACTGACACACGCGATGCACGCCTCGGGCCAGCTCGGCCCGGTGTTCCGCATCGCGGCGACCCAGTCACGGGCCGACCTCCGGCTGAAACGGCGGCGACGCCAGCAGATGCTTACCTACCTCGTCGTCATCTACGTCGCCTTCCTGGTGTTTCTGGTCATCATCGTCGCCGTGCAGGAAGTGCTCGTCCCGAGCCTGCCATCCAGCGTACCGACGCCGGCCGGCGAGTCGAACCGCCTCGGTGTTGGCGTCGACCAGTTCGCTCGCTTTGGGCGCGTCGACAAGGCCGCGTACACGCTGGTCTTCTTCCACACTGCGCTGATTCAGGCGGTCCTGACCGGCTTCATCGGCGGCCAACTCGGGGAAGGAACGCTCAAGGACGGCGCGAAACACGCTGCGATTCTGCTGGGCGTCGCGTACGTCGCGTTCATCTTGCTGTCCTCGCCGGTCGCGTCGATGACGGTCACCAGCCCCGCCGTGTCCGGCGACCAGATAACGGTCGAATCAGCGTCTCTTTCGGAGGGAGGGTTCATTGTTGTCCGGGAGTTCGAGGAGGACGGCAGAGTGCTCGGGACCTCCGAGTACCTTTCTTCAGGGTCCCACGGCGACGTACAGATAACGCTTGACAGGCCGCCGTCGACTGGCCAGTCGCTCGTACTCGTCGCCCATCAGGACACCAACGGGAACCAGCAACTCGACTACCCCTTCGACAGTAATTCAGGGACCCCGGACCAGCCGTATTCGTCGTCGACGGCTGGCGAGAACGTCACCGTCGAGTACACGGTCGAGTGA
- a CDS encoding PQQ-binding-like beta-propeller repeat protein, which yields MPSSRRRYLRGCVATLGLASAGCLGSNGYIETSPIGTETTPELEAGAAAHKQSRETEPFVAWQQSLGSPITAPPISTGSGLYVGTESGTVKSFATADGSQQWMYDASDPIRAQPRCVGNTVFVVSGKEGLYEDHIVVALDAESGAKQWTFSPGEWWLELLGATDEMVYVGTNTDAPSKQGRTLYALAVSDGSVQWSGEIGDQYEGAVRNGAIYVASYGRFYAYDAESGEQQWVTDVSDYYSQTMVADDDTLCYAADVDETRGTLVGVDSDTGETIWSYDDGFVTSTTLHDGTLYVGGTHVTALDPESGEQQWQAEQSGYVQQAPVQNGVLYAGGDKIRSYDSSDGEQRWTWEPNVDVEGVVPAAVVSDTLYVDSWTDGDPRNRFKFAVDTTAETKRWAFDVGSNLTDLSVDENGAYVAAADTVYALE from the coding sequence ATGCCCTCCTCCCGTCGGCGATACCTTCGTGGCTGTGTGGCGACCCTCGGACTGGCGTCCGCTGGCTGTCTCGGTTCGAACGGGTACATAGAGACTTCACCGATTGGAACTGAGACGACACCAGAATTAGAGGCTGGGGCGGCCGCCCACAAGCAGAGCAGGGAAACGGAACCGTTCGTCGCCTGGCAGCAATCACTCGGTTCACCGATCACTGCCCCGCCAATTAGTACGGGGAGCGGTCTGTACGTCGGGACTGAGTCGGGAACGGTCAAATCATTTGCAACTGCTGACGGGAGCCAACAGTGGATGTACGATGCGAGCGACCCCATCCGCGCGCAGCCGAGATGCGTCGGAAACACCGTCTTCGTCGTAAGCGGGAAAGAAGGGTTGTACGAGGACCACATCGTCGTGGCACTCGACGCCGAAAGCGGTGCAAAGCAGTGGACGTTCTCGCCCGGAGAGTGGTGGCTTGAGTTGCTCGGCGCGACCGATGAGATGGTGTACGTCGGGACGAACACCGACGCCCCGTCGAAGCAGGGACGGACGCTCTACGCGCTCGCTGTTTCTGACGGGTCGGTGCAATGGTCCGGGGAAATCGGGGACCAGTACGAGGGAGCGGTGCGCAACGGGGCGATATACGTGGCGTCGTACGGTCGGTTCTATGCGTACGACGCTGAAAGCGGTGAGCAACAATGGGTCACTGACGTTTCCGACTACTACTCCCAGACGATGGTCGCCGACGACGACACGCTCTGTTATGCCGCCGACGTGGACGAGACCCGCGGTACGCTAGTCGGCGTGGATTCCGACACTGGGGAGACCATCTGGAGCTACGACGACGGGTTCGTGACATCGACGACGCTACACGATGGAACGCTCTACGTCGGTGGCACACACGTCACTGCGCTCGACCCCGAGAGTGGTGAGCAACAGTGGCAAGCGGAGCAGTCGGGCTACGTCCAACAAGCCCCGGTTCAGAACGGCGTCCTCTATGCAGGCGGTGACAAGATACGCAGCTACGACAGTAGCGACGGCGAACAGAGATGGACGTGGGAGCCCAACGTAGACGTTGAAGGGGTGGTGCCGGCAGCGGTCGTTTCCGACACCCTGTACGTGGACTCGTGGACGGACGGCGACCCGCGGAACCGATTCAAGTTCGCGGTCGATACGACGGCCGAAACGAAACGGTGGGCGTTCGATGTCGGGAGCAATCTGACCGATCTGTCCGTCGACGAAAATGGGGCCTATGTCGCCGCTGCCGATACCGTGTACGCGCTGGAATAA